From Mytilus galloprovincialis chromosome 9, xbMytGall1.hap1.1, whole genome shotgun sequence, the proteins below share one genomic window:
- the LOC143047021 gene encoding uncharacterized protein LOC143047021, whose translation MFEYLGEFEETDERGNVTLLSVLEHKLSEERHVCSQQLRLQSSQMLKFLTDFAAGKTQGTKRSSFLLYQLLCHVCGSADAVDGTRLLYAVLDDCTKVNSQYTNVSSGSRAEGVHIPDCDYDIMTILEQIVVYVVGYKVDDSKPSLVCNTQNSYPGFAHLIIPPESRFSEELVRVWGVESVNGPVVSNRRFKECFVSNYRDKNIRIHGPCISPEDESVDHLFCFRSQTWPTISSPWLHRVAGREWPTIDVVEKILNQDILLVPIGSKFGAEEDCPTEWRLSFSLAERELIHSWNHTQVLCYVFFKYIKKDLMAFLPFGKLICSYFIKTTLFWLSEEQSQKEWNPNNILACFHELQKRLMYWLRYGFCPHYFIPENNLFDGILNDASRMILENAIKNLLTLVLRSTHYGDAFRTFHFHQLQRYSLSDTTFVEKKIAILSLLKLFRLTLKSSTRKQVRAILSKSLFRLLKQKQSYFPKGIYLLAVCYANQIYAERLSLDSQNNKERYISHKNIVSRLMIGTNSDAIAGWSLIAMYFCKIKQYGIALHLIEKILQKCSKENKLLLTFVDNMEMMRYFAVKAGTKWSKRQSFLQSTKNLCMDLIYQTPTSTWLLEEFLIDTGFKCWRVHPVIFTHFLHFIIFNRTGNITKRDRAIRNIIISNRESRIPGFFRERLTTFILLTIAYKLINDELAAEYWLSHAYRFGKKFF comes from the exons atgtttgaataccTTGGTGAATTCGAAGAGACGGACGAAAGAGGGAATGTTACTTTGTTATCTGTCTTAGAACATAAACTATCAGAAGAAAGGCATGTTTGTTCACAACAGCTACGCCTACAATCAAGTCAAATGCTGAAATTTCTCACAG ATTTTGCAGCTGGTAAAACACAAGGAACAAAACGTTCGTCATTTTTGTTATACCAGCTTTTATGTCATGTTTGTGGGTCTGCCGATGCTGTTGATGGAACGCGCCTACTTTATGCAGTACTAGATGACTGTACGAAAGTAAATAGTCAGTACACAAATGTCAGTAGTGGTAGCCGGGCAGAGGGAGTGCATATACCAGACTGTGATTATGACATCATGACTATCCTGGAACAAATCGTCGTGTATGTCGTTGGTTATAAAGTCGATGACTCAAAACCTTCATTAGTTTGTAATACACAAAACTCTTATCCAGGATTTGCACATTTAATAATTCCACCTGAAAGTCGTTTTTCGGAGGAGTTGGTTCGTGTTTGGGGAGTCGAATCCGTTAATGGTCCCGTTGTATCAAACAGGCGGTTTAAAGAGTGTTTCGTGAGCAATTATCGGGATAAAAATATCCGTATTCATGGGCCGTGCATATCACCAGAAGATGAGTCAGTTGATCACCTTTTCTGTTTTCGAAGTCAAACATGGCCGACAATATCTAGTCCATGGTTACATAGGGTTGCGGGTCGTGAATGGCCAACTATCGACGTCGTAGAGAAAATTCTAAACCAGGATATTTTACTTGTACCAATAGGAAGTAAGTTCGGTGCGGAAGAAGACTGTCCTACTGAATGGCGTCTTTCGTTTTCATTGGCAGAGAGAGAACTAATTCATTCGTGGAATCATACACAAGTATTGTGTTATGTATTTTTCAAGTACATCAAGAAAGATTTAATGGCGTTCTTGCCATTTGGAAAACTTATTTGCtcatatttcattaaaacaacATTGTTTTGGCTCAGCGAAGAGCAATCACAAAAAGAGTGGAATCCTAACAATATTCTTGCATGTTTTCATGAACTACAAAAACGTCTCATGTACTGGTTAAGGTACGGTTTCTGTCCACATTATTTTATACCAGAGAATAATCTGTTCGACGGGATACTTAATGATGCATCCAGAATGATTTTAGAAAACGCAATAAAAAACCTTTTAACTCTTGTTTTACGAAGTACTCATTATGGTGACGCATTTAGGACTTTTCATTTTCACCAGCTTCAACGGTACTCATTATCAGACACAACATTTGTGGAAAAGAAGATTGCAATTTTATCTCTACTGAAGCTCTTTCGGTTAACCTTAAAATCATCTACTCGAAAGCAAGTTCGTGCAATCCTATCAAAGTCTCTGTTTCGACTGCTAAAACAGAAACAATCATACTTTCCTAAAGGGATTTATCTATTAGCAGTTTGCTATGCTAATCAAATATATGCCGAAAGATTAAGTTTAGACTCACAAAATAACAAAGAAAGGTATATATCTCACAAAAACATCGTGTCACGTTTAATGATTGGTACAAATTCAGACGCAATAGCTGGCTGGTCACTGATAGCCATgtatttttgcaaaattaaacAATATGGTATTGCACTACACCTCATAGAAAAAATCTTACAGAAGTGTTCGAAAGAAAATAAACTGTTGTTAACCTTCGTCGACAATATGGAGATGATGAGATATTTTGCTGTTAAAGCTGGTACAAAATGGTCCAAACGTCAATCGTTTTTACAAAGTACGAAGAACTTATGCATGGATTTGATATATCAGACACCAACTTCTACATGGTTGTTAGAAGAATTCTTAATAGATACTGGATTCAAATGTTGGAGGGTCCATCCTGTCATATTCacacattttttacattttatcataTTCAATAGAACTGGGAATATAACAAAAAGAGATCGAGCTATACGGAATATTATAATTTCAAACCGAGAAAGCCGTATTCCTGGTTTCTTTAGAGAACGGCTTACTACGTTCATACTGCTAACGATAGCTTACAAATTGATAAACGATGAACTTGCTGCTGAATACTGGTTATCCCATGCCTACAGATTTGGGAAGAAATTCTTTTGA
- the LOC143045634 gene encoding RNA polymerase I-specific transcription initiation factor RRN3-like, with translation MAMATSTSSKLDFESILEKQKQGYYKDYDWLSSRLSDPEIETSELQTYIRSIRKCVTHLDRDYEVLVGIMLKLNWATRESCLIKEYQAFLLNLVSAHTYYLRAGVRMLVKHFMSHLTIVTKTGDGGDKNVEITVDDSLRQKHDLMFVNVHLVLKAITQIVPMTPKVLIPLLGELFPFFNKDVYIQECYVKNLLQITHYLPKMRQKIMEIVIERLLKFDVRSPREEIEELQREEDEDMEDIIFEMDDVSVQKEIVSSVDMLSIVETVPMSHKEGHKLDVLMEITFRYIQNLCYSEGELDWEATKLLYRELLLIFETLILPTHASCHVQFIMFYICSLKQPICEGFLDYLWKKVQDPIAQPVYRQISVCYMGSLLSRGIFVPLSTVKTCLEMMCNWIHKYLDQTGDVTLFADVTHHGPFYAVVQAILYVFVFRNKDIFESCKGLKWAEKLNFQRIVTCRLNPLKFCLPVVVQTFASVARSHQLAFCDTIIERNNRQVLPVACTNGNSDFGGKILDSFFPFDPYILSRSRKYILPLYREFQGSIEEGEDEEENEEDDFITEDIISPANGKFTIGSLSKTPSDLMEYGVSPGFKHVQDMT, from the exons aCATCAGAGCTTCAGACTTACATTAGGAGCATTAGAAAATGTGTGACTCATCTTGACAGAGATTATGAAGTTTTAGTAGGAATTATGTTG aaactGAATTGGGCAACTAGAGAATCATGCCTCATAAAAGAATACCAAGCTTTTTTACTGAATTTAGTATCAGCTCACACATACTACCTTAGAGCTGGAGTTAGAATGCTTGTCAAACATTTTATGTCACATCTTA CCATAGTTACTAAGACAGGAGATGGTGGTGATAAAAATGTTGAGATAACTGTTGATGATTCTCTGAGACAGAAACATGATTTAATGTTTGTAAATGTTCACCTGGTTCTCAAAGCCATTACACAAATAGTACCTAT gACTCCAAAAGTATTAATACCATTACTGGGTGAACTGTTTCCGTTCTTCAATAAAGATGTATATATACAGGAATGTTATGTCAAAAATCTTTTACAGATTACACATTATTTACCAAAAATGAGGCAAAAAATTATGGAAATTGTTATTGAAAGATTACTCAAGTTTGAT GTGAGATCCCCAAGAGAAGAAATAGAAGAATTACAGAGAGAGGAGGACGAAGACATGGAAGACATCATATTTGAAATG GATGATGTCTCAGTACAGAAAGAAATAGTATCATCAGTAGACATGCTGTCAATAGTAGAAACAGTACCAATGTCACATAAAGAAGGACATAAACTAGACGTTCTAATGGAGATCACTTTCAGATATATACAGAATTTGTGTTACTCTGAAG GAGAGTTAGACTGGGAAGCTACAAAGTTATTGTACAGAGAATTGTTACTGATTTTTGAGACATTAATTTTACCAACCCATGCCTCATGTCATGTCcagtttattatgttttatatttgtagtttaaaacag CCTATTTGTGAAGGATTTTTAGATTATTTATGGAAGAAAGTACAGGATCCTATTGCCCAACCTGTATATAGACAGATATCTGTATGTTATATGGGAAGTCTTCTTTCCAGGGGAATATTTGTCCCACTAAG TACTGTAAAAACATGTTTAGAAATGATGTGTAATTGGATACACAAGTATTTAGACCAGACAGGAGATGTGACGCTGTTTGCAGATGTCACACATCATGGGCCATTTTATGCTGTTGTTCAGGCCATActttatgtttttgtgtttaggAATAAAGATATATTTGAATCTTGCAAAG GTTTAAAATGGGCAGAAAAATTGAACTTTCAGAGAATAGTTACCTGTCGACTTAACCCATTAAAGTTTTGCCTACCTGTGGTTGTACAGACCTTTGCTTCAGTTGCAAG GAGTCACCAGCTAGCTTTCTGTGATACTATAATAGAAAGAAATAACAGACAAGTACTACCTGTTGCCTGTACAAATGGTAACTCAGATTTTGGAGGGAAAATCCTGGATTCTTTCTTCCCTTTTGATCCTTATATATTAAGCAG GTCAAGGAAATATATATTACCATTATACAGAGAGTTTCAAGGTTCTATAGAGGAAGGAGAGGACGAAGAAGAG AATGAAGAAGATGATTTCATTACAGAAGATATTATATCACCTgcaaatggaaagttcacaataggaAGTTTGAGTAAAACTCCATCAGATCTTATGGAATATGGAGTTTCACCaggttttaaacatgttcaagACATGACTTGA